A window of Ornithorhynchus anatinus isolate Pmale09 chromosome 21, mOrnAna1.pri.v4, whole genome shotgun sequence genomic DNA:
gtggataaagctcgggcctggaagccagagggcctgggttctaatcccagctccaccatgtgtcggctgtgtgaccttgggcaagtcactcttccgtgcctcagttgcctcatccgtaaaatggggattaagactgtgaccgtgtccaatctggttagcttatatctaccccagtgctccattCAATGCCGTTCACTTACCAAATAAAGGCGAAAAATAAAGGGGGCTTCTGAGAAAAGGCCTGCGGGGAAGCCCAGCCCTAGTGGGGTGGTGCCGCTGGTAGCCATCAGGAGAAGCCGCTGACTTACTCCCGGGCCTGATGCTGGTATTCAGGGTCTCCTTTCCTGCCTCACTGTCCCCAAGGAAAAAGCCTGGGAAAAGCAGGATGAAGTACAGTGAGGAGCAGAGCTGAGCTCAGTAtgtgtccctcccctcccttccccagacaatgcctctcccccttttcaaaacctcactgaaggcacacctcctccaagaggtcttctcagattgaggccccccttctcccactcccttctgcctcactctgactcgctcccttcattcttcccccctcccagccccacaccgcttacctccaaatctgtcatttattgatttgtatcgatgtctgtcttcccccacccccggcccccagactgtaagcttgttgtgggcagggaatgtatctgtttattgtactgtactctcccgagcccttggtacagtgctctgcacacagtaagctctctgttaatatgattgatggaatgaatgaataataataatattaatggtggtgtttgtttagcgcttactgttctaagggccacgTTGCCCCTTCTGTAGGGGGGCCGAAGGACCAGAACCAACCCAAACTAAAGCCTCGTCCTTCCCCTCGGCCACCGGGGCCCCAGCCGGCCTTCCGTCTCTCGGGTGGTCCGGCCTCTACAGTCATCGTGACAATGATCCCCACTGGCAGAATGGATTGGGATCTTCCTGGGGGCCTCGATGACCGCTTCCTTAGGTATCCTATAGGGATACCTCcactggggcaggggagattttgcctaatagtgtcaattttcttaatgaagtaggtggccaggtcactgggggcaagggatggaggaggggggaggtcagggggtttgaggagggagttgaaagttcggaacaactggcgagggcaatgggcacaggtgtcaataagaatggagagaGAATTTTGCCAGGAGAGTTAAAGCCCGCATTTTCGATTTGAAGTGGACGAAGTTGACCtgctatctagatttctgccagcagactgtaaactcattttggaaagggaacatgttcgcgaattcattcattcactcaattgtatttattgagcgcttactgtgtgcagagcactccactaagctcttggactgtacagtctggcaacagatagagacaatccctgcccaacaacgggctcacagtctaaatgattttctgttctgcactctcccgagcgcttagtacagtgctctccacatagtaaacactctataaataccattatggacTGGGACATGTcgactaattctgttttactgtactctcccgagtgcttagtagagtgctctccacatggtGAACACTCAATATAAAAATCATTATGGATGGGGACacgtccactgattctgttgcactgtactctcccgagcgcttagtacagtgctttccacatagtaatcactcaatcgaaaaatcattatggacagggacatGCCcagtgattctgttgtactgtactctcccaagcgtttagtacggtgctcggcacatagtaaatatcactgattaattgtcattaataataagtttatattaatgactgtctctctctgtggatgAACGGGAACGAGGCAGGACAGAGCCGAGAGCTCCCTGAGAGGAGAGCTGTGGGAGTTGGACAGGGaccacccctctcctcttccctcccttcctcccaccctgaaCCAAGCCCTCAGCTCTCTGTTGAGGGGTGCGAGGAGGCAGGGCCAGGGcaaacccccttccctcttctcagaGGGTGACACCTGTCTTTACTCCAATGCGCATTTAATGAAATCACCAACTTTGTTGGGTTGCCAAGTGCTccatacagtgccccgcacaggctaagcactcagtaaatgtcatcggGTGACTGATTAGCTGTTGGAAGGCGGTGTTCCGATAGAGGATAGAAAGCAGAACGGAGGGTAGGATGTGGTTCTGAGAGATTGTCCTGGGGGAGACTgttggggggagaagggcaggcccTCGGGAGTTATTAGTGGGGTTTATTGAggtgtctcttcctctcccaccccgcgCCCGCTCACCCCCTTTCTGGGCTCCCGCTTCCAACGGCCCGGGGAGAGTGACAGTTGGAGAGATGGCGGCCTCTGCTCTGCCAGGCTCCAACTGGGCTCCTCTGGGGGTGCAGGTGTGAGTGGTCCCGAGGGGCCGGGGTGGAAGTGGGCAGAGCGGTCGGCTGACCCCAGGAAGCAGACCACAGAGGAGACGTTGGCTAGAGGAGCCCTCGGGGTGGAGCATCCCACCACAGGCCCTGACGGCCGGGAACGGGCCGGGCGGCCCTTCTCGGCCCCTGGGGAAGGATGGGGATCAGCTGGATCCTGTGCAGAGGATCCTGGGAAGCCGGGGGCAGCCCGAGGTGGCCTCGGGAAGGCGGCCGGAGACGGCCGGGGACAGGTCGCGGCCCAACGGCAGACGAGCGGCCCCGGCTCCAGGGGTAAACTCCGTTAGGGCCCCATCTCTGGATTCTCCTTCTCCCGGGCACAGGGCCCCATGGGGTCAACTCCGGGGCCCCTGCTTGGCGTGCTGCTCCTTTTTCTGGGGCTGACCGGGGCTGGGCTCTGCCTATCATCCACACCGCCCGGACCGGTGACCACAGCCGCGCAACCGGACGGGAaccctggagacagggagacccaAGAGGTCAACGTCTTGGAGTCCCAGCTGGGAAACCCGGAGGAATCGGTCCCGTCCGTGCTCTGGAAGCTGTGGCTCAGGTGAGGGCGACTGGGGTCTGGCAAGGCTCTGGGATTCTGGGAATTCTGGCAGCCATTTCCTTCTGCAGGAAATATCAGGAGGTTCCAGCGGAGTTCGGCTACATCCATAGGCGGGGTCACGGTGCTCATCACTGGGGCAGAGTCAGGgtcgaagaggggagagtcaggggtggcgggtggtccatgctgggtcactgtggggGTCAAAGATCCAGCcagcctgtcattcattcattcaatagtatttattgaacgcttactatgtgcagagcactgtactaagcgcttggaatggacaattcggcaacagatagagacaatccctgcccactgacgggctcacagtctaatctgtccATGAGGACAGATGACCAGGAGGGTCACAGCTACATGAATGCTCTACGCATCCTGGTGCCTCTGCTGGAGGCAGAGTTCTGAGCTGGATGGAAAGTGTCTCTGACACTGGATGGCCTGGTTTATGATctttttctcatttattcatttttttaggatgtttgttaagcctttactatgtaccctctcaggatggcagctggagagtttccggtactctaccagtctcggctacgggagggagagtcgggcagaGGCTTGTCCGTTCCATtcatagcttggccagtggctggcgagtggcaggccatctgctacaactaaaaactcccccgtgccggacggcagcggcacgggagagagtcgagggcggagattcgagtttactgcgtggaaggaggcagtggtaaaccgcttccatatttttaccaagaaaactttacggatccactatcagaacggtGGCAGTCGGAGGTGGGagggttctgggaaagatgtgtccatgcagacactacgggtcggagatgactcaacagcataggacaagacaacgtaccaggcgctgtactaagcactgggataaatcctagctgacaggttggacacagtccatgtcccatatggggctcacgatcttcatccccattttacagacgaggtacctggggctcagagaagtgaagtgacttgcccaaggccacacagtagacaagcggcagagctgggattagaacccaagtactcctgacacccaggcccaggctctctccactaagccaggctgcttctcttttatattACGAAAAAGGCTTGTCTACAGGGTCCCACAGTATCCAATAGCCCTGGGTCCACGGAGCAGGGAGAATCTGGCCCTGCtgacagtaataattatattgtggtgcttaagtgcttattatgtgtcaggcactgtactaagcgccggtgtggacacaagcaaatcatcttggacacagtccctgtccctcgtggggctcaccgcctcaatccccattttacagatgagggtactaggcccagagaagagaagtgatttgcccagggccacacagcagacaagtggcagagccgggattagaacccatgaccttctgactccaaggcctgggctctagccactatgccagccTACTTCCCCTACACCCCCCTGACATCCCcgacttccccactcccagccagcCCCCAGCCACTGGGCTGCCCCAACGCATCTCCCGAGAAGTGAATGCGGCACACAGGTGGACCGGCAATCCCCTGTGTCCCCCTTGACTGTCCAGGTTGATGGGCCAGCGGGGCCAGCTGGACCCTGCCATGGGAGGAAGCAGGTGCGGGCCAAGGATATTCTTCTCTGAGAAAGGATCGTCGTGGTATATCTTCGGCAGCGGCACCCACCTCACCGTCCTCAGTAAGTAGACTCGGCGCCGGCCCGCCGGCCTATCCCCCAGGACCTTGGTCCCTCCATTCACTAGGGGTTTCACCTCTTTCAGTTCCATCCTTTGCCATCCCCTGGTAAGGCCCCCTGGGCACCTCACTCGCTGGATCACTCAGATGCTGGGCGGAGGGAGCTGGGAAGACTGGGGGGAGGGCACAGAAGGGTTCTTTTGTGGGTGCTATCAGACCAGCCCCTTGTCATCCACCCCAGCCCAATTATTCCCAGTGGACTTCTTTCCCTGGCGAGAAATTAGCTCCCTGGAAGAATCTTTGACCCTCTTGGACACCTCCCGGCTACTCCCTCCATGCCGGTCACTCCCcaaggggttggggaaggagagaaaaagccaGGCCCGGCCTGGTCTCTCAGaccagggtggggggaaggggaaggtcctGAGGCTTCCCACCTGCCTCAGGAGCTGGGAGTTCAAGGCTCAACTCCAGACCAGATTCAGGAGCGGGGTCACCTCACAGAGAAGCGGTTTGACCCCGGTCTTGAAGATGACGGGGCCACGACGGAGGCGAGGGGCTCATGTCGGAGCCCCGACTAGGCCACGGGCTCTCGGTGGGGTTTGTCTGGCTGCGGACAAGGATGAAAGGGGCAGGAGACCCTGCCGTCTCGAGGGGACCCtttggaaagtcaggaagagaccAAGGCCTTGCGGAACCAAAGCCGAGTAGTGGGGCGGAAGATGGAAGGGGCCGGGAGTTGGGAGCGGGAACTGGGGTGTGTAGGAAGCCAATCTGACCAAGTCCAGTTCGGGAGAAGGGGTCAGAGAAAGCCCCCCAACAAAGCTCAGAGCAGTGGGCCGCTCCGGAGGAGCGGGGTGACCGGACAGCTCTTCTATTACCTCAGTATCACCCCATCCGGCCCCTCGGCTCTCTGTCCTCGGGGTCACCGCCTGGTGGATCGGCTTGGGGCAAAGGATGGCGGGGTCAGCTTGGGTGAGTTGGGGACGGGAGCAGGAGCCAGGTTTGCCACTGAGGACGGAGCGGCCCAGGTCGGAAagtcgggggtgggcagggagatgtGCTAGTTTGATGCACGCACTTTGGGAACGCGGCTGAATATGGCAGATACACCTGGGACTGAGAGGTTGGGAAAATTCCACCCACCCCTCAGAAGGAAACAGATCAAGTGTGAGAATTTCTGACCCTCAGAGGTGAAAGGTCAGAACCGTTACCTCAAGCGGGCCATCCACCGGGTTCAAGACGTTGAGTTTTctgtcccacctccaactccgGTCGAAGCCCGGACGTTCgaaccctcctcccccacaaccccgCTCTCCCACAGGGCAGCCCAAGACGTCTCCCACCGTGACCGTCTTCGCCCCGTCTGCCGCGGAGCTGGACACCGACGGGGCCACCCTGGTGTGTCTGATGG
This region includes:
- the LOC103169167 gene encoding immunoglobulin lambda-like polypeptide 1; its protein translation is MGSTPGPLLGVLLLFLGLTGAGLCLSSTPPGPVTTAAQPDGNPGDRETQEVNVLESQLGNPEESVPSVLWKLWLRLMGQRGQLDPAMGGSRCGPRIFFSEKGSSWYIFGSGTHLTVLRQPKTSPTVTVFAPSAAELDTDGATLVCLMGGFYPGSLSVAWRADGVAVAEGVETSAPSRQRDGSYAASSFLALSPAQWRERGSYTCQVTHDGKVFEKSVSPSECAERPH